One genomic window of Psychrobacillus sp. INOP01 includes the following:
- a CDS encoding type 1 glutamine amidotransferase domain-containing protein, which yields MAKVATLITNMFEDVEYTGPAQALNDAGHEVFAIEKEAGKEVTGKNGETTVKIDYGIDEVKPEDFDALFIPGGFSPDILRADDRFVQFAKYFMDEKKPVFAICHGPQLLITAKTLDGRDATGYKSIKVDLENAGAKFHDEEVFVCQNQLVTSRNPDDIPAFNREIVKLLG from the coding sequence ATGGCTAAAGTAGCAACATTAATCACAAATATGTTTGAAGACGTAGAATACACAGGTCCAGCACAGGCACTAAACGATGCAGGGCATGAGGTATTTGCAATTGAAAAAGAAGCAGGTAAAGAGGTAACAGGTAAAAACGGCGAGACCACGGTGAAAATCGATTATGGCATTGACGAAGTGAAACCTGAAGACTTTGACGCATTATTTATACCTGGAGGATTTTCACCAGATATTTTACGAGCAGATGATCGATTTGTTCAATTTGCTAAGTATTTTATGGATGAAAAAAAACCAGTGTTCGCCATTTGTCATGGTCCACAATTACTCATCACGGCGAAAACATTGGATGGTCGAGACGCGACAGGATATAAGTCGATTAAAGTGGACTTAGAAAATGCCGGTGCAAAATTCCATGATGAAGAAGTATTTGTTTGCCAAAATCAATTAGTAACAAGCCGGAATCCCGATGATATTCCAGCGTTTAATAGAGAAATTGTTAAACTTTTAGGTTAA
- the glmM gene encoding phosphoglucosamine mutase, producing the protein MGKYFGTDGVRGVANSELTPELAFKLGRIGGYILTKEVAERPKVLIGRDTRISGHMLEGALVAGLLSVGVEVMRLGVISTPAVAYLTRAMSASAGVMISASHNPVADNGIKFFGSDGFKLSDGQEEEIEQLLDRDIDELPRPIGAGVGSVSDYFEGGQKYLQYLKQTIDEEFVGIHVALDCANGSTSSLGTHVFADLDADLSTMGSSPNGLNINDGVGSTHPENLAKFVLEKGADVGLAFDGDGDRLIAVDEKGQIVDGDQIMYICAKHLHANGRLNNGTVVSTVMSNMGFYKALETHDMASVKTAVGDRYVVEEMKKNGYNLGGEQSGHIVFLDYNTTGDGLLTGLQLVNIMKITGKKLSELAAEMTIYPQKLINVRVTDKHAVTENEKVAAIISEVESEMAGNGRVLVRPSGTEPLVRVMVEAATEEECENYVNRIVEVVKAEMGLEE; encoded by the coding sequence ATGGGAAAATATTTTGGTACAGATGGAGTTAGAGGCGTTGCAAACTCAGAGCTAACACCAGAACTTGCATTTAAATTAGGTAGAATTGGTGGATATATACTAACGAAGGAAGTAGCAGAACGTCCGAAAGTATTGATAGGTCGGGATACTCGTATATCCGGTCACATGCTTGAGGGCGCACTTGTGGCGGGTCTATTATCCGTTGGAGTTGAAGTAATGCGTTTAGGAGTTATTAGTACACCAGCTGTGGCCTATTTAACGAGAGCGATGAGTGCTAGTGCCGGTGTGATGATTTCTGCTTCTCACAATCCTGTGGCAGATAACGGCATTAAATTCTTTGGCTCGGACGGGTTTAAATTATCTGATGGACAAGAGGAAGAAATTGAACAGCTTTTAGATAGAGATATAGATGAATTACCACGTCCAATTGGAGCAGGTGTTGGATCGGTATCTGATTACTTCGAAGGCGGTCAAAAATATCTTCAATACTTGAAACAAACAATAGATGAAGAATTTGTAGGGATTCATGTGGCTCTCGACTGTGCAAATGGTTCAACATCGTCTCTTGGAACGCATGTATTTGCTGATTTAGATGCTGATCTATCCACAATGGGATCTTCACCAAATGGCTTGAATATTAATGATGGGGTAGGCTCTACACATCCAGAAAACTTAGCGAAGTTTGTTCTAGAAAAAGGAGCAGATGTTGGGCTTGCTTTTGATGGAGATGGAGATCGTCTGATTGCAGTAGATGAAAAGGGACAAATTGTAGATGGTGACCAAATTATGTATATTTGTGCCAAACATCTTCATGCAAATGGCCGTCTAAATAACGGGACAGTTGTTTCCACTGTGATGAGTAATATGGGCTTCTATAAAGCATTAGAAACACATGATATGGCAAGTGTTAAAACTGCGGTTGGAGATCGATACGTTGTAGAAGAGATGAAAAAGAATGGCTATAACCTAGGCGGGGAGCAGTCCGGCCATATCGTTTTTCTTGATTATAATACAACGGGTGATGGTCTATTAACTGGTTTACAGCTCGTGAATATTATGAAAATAACTGGGAAAAAACTTTCCGAGCTTGCTGCCGAAATGACGATTTACCCACAAAAGCTTATTAATGTTCGCGTAACGGATAAGCATGCTGTAACGGAAAATGAAAAAGTTGCAGCTATTATTAGTGAAGTAGAAAGTGAAATGGCTGGAAATGGTCGTGTGCTTGTCCGTCCATCTGGCACAGAGCCGTTAGTTCGCGTAATGGTAGAAGCAGCAACCGAAGAGGAATGCGAAAATTACGTAAACCGAATCGTAGAAGTTGTCAAAGCAGAGATGGGTCTAGAAGAATAA
- a CDS encoding HAMP domain-containing sensor histidine kinase, producing the protein MSTNLPSGNSIPLLRFWTRRYAGVLIAILIFLGIIAGVWIKVNENQQSFQLLQTRAEQLSVSYIRSTEVLQSQPSSSQDELHIPPSTPAVPVTPATLATPAEIVRPVAQDFMQIFTEEGHNLINFSSLDISLSETLAETPTTIESVLGGNSTKEKVKIKESTWLRVGIPLSKEGEVIGALYLSTPSPEIFLDNIETYGFLVLIILGIAFGGWLVIYHLSRKLILPLHQLTEAARQVSEGDYSPNLPSTTKVKEAELQQLFSSFEVMTKRLQQLEQMRTDLLAGVSHELRTPITSIRGMLQAVQGGIVIGETADQFLVTTLEEAKRMQKMVEDLLDFASLESSAIHGEFVLLSLSEVVEEAIQQVHAIENFKNIDIDVSPSIKPLKIVADRGQLKQVLLNLLMNSAGAEANKITLNITIEDKKLNLDILDNGKGIATPEIPYIFERYYRGDSKRKKKQGLGLGLPLSRLLAEANNCELLLVSTTPHETIFRLIIPIE; encoded by the coding sequence ATGTCAACTAACTTACCTTCTGGCAATAGTATCCCTTTACTGCGTTTTTGGACCCGTAGATATGCAGGAGTACTAATAGCGATTCTTATATTTTTAGGGATTATCGCTGGTGTATGGATAAAGGTAAACGAAAATCAACAAAGTTTTCAATTACTACAGACTAGAGCGGAACAACTAAGCGTTTCGTATATACGCTCTACGGAAGTATTACAATCACAACCAAGTTCTAGCCAGGATGAATTACATATTCCACCTTCTACACCAGCCGTACCTGTTACACCCGCTACGCTAGCTACACCGGCGGAAATAGTGCGCCCAGTTGCGCAAGATTTTATGCAAATTTTTACTGAAGAAGGACATAATCTTATTAACTTTTCTAGTCTAGATATATCATTATCCGAGACTCTTGCTGAAACACCTACTACTATAGAAAGTGTGCTAGGCGGTAATTCAACTAAAGAAAAAGTCAAAATCAAGGAGAGTACATGGCTACGTGTAGGCATCCCTCTAAGTAAAGAGGGCGAAGTGATAGGAGCTTTATATTTAAGTACCCCTTCACCGGAAATATTTTTAGATAATATCGAAACTTATGGCTTTCTCGTACTAATTATCTTAGGAATCGCATTTGGAGGTTGGCTTGTAATTTATCACCTTTCAAGAAAATTAATTCTTCCATTACATCAATTAACTGAAGCTGCGAGACAAGTCTCAGAAGGAGATTACTCTCCGAACCTACCATCCACAACGAAAGTAAAAGAAGCCGAACTACAACAACTATTTTCTTCTTTTGAAGTGATGACAAAGCGTCTGCAACAACTTGAACAAATGAGAACAGATTTACTTGCGGGAGTTTCTCACGAATTAAGAACCCCTATTACTTCGATACGTGGTATGTTACAAGCCGTCCAAGGAGGCATTGTCATAGGAGAAACAGCAGATCAATTTTTAGTAACAACATTGGAAGAAGCTAAGCGAATGCAAAAAATGGTGGAAGACTTATTAGATTTTGCATCATTAGAATCTAGTGCAATTCATGGAGAATTCGTATTATTATCCCTATCAGAGGTAGTAGAAGAGGCAATTCAACAAGTTCATGCCATAGAAAATTTTAAAAATATAGACATAGATGTCTCTCCTTCGATCAAACCACTGAAAATAGTAGCTGATCGGGGGCAGCTTAAGCAGGTTTTGCTTAATCTTTTAATGAATAGTGCAGGAGCAGAGGCAAATAAAATCACTTTAAACATTACAATTGAAGACAAAAAGCTGAACCTTGATATTTTAGATAATGGTAAAGGGATTGCAACGCCGGAAATTCCGTATATTTTTGAACGCTATTATAGAGGAGACAGTAAACGAAAGAAGAAGCAAGGATTAGGACTCGGGTTACCTTTAAGTCGACTACTTGCTGAAGCTAATAATTGTGAATTGCTCTTAGTATCAACCACCCCACATGAAACTATATTTCGTCTCATTATACCTATTGAATAA
- a CDS encoding ABC transporter ATP-binding protein/permease, with protein sequence MIEIKKLTKKYDDSLILDDTSLNFPSEGLVCLLGPSGSGKSTLLNMVAGFDSDYSGDITVCGTSISNMNADELCNYRRDNIGFIFQNYHLLSGYTVFENILLSCALNTSSEAENRENAKELLDKLGLSQKIDEKIENLSGGQKQRVAIARAIISNPHIILADEPTGALDRNNSNEIMALLKEISKDRLVIVITHDQKICSLADEVVHIENGKLITSNIDTRTDITSNHTLSLKKAVKVSAFKRGLKNFKVHITRYIAISLAISIGILAFMLSLSSGNSIDKAISDFQDNNTAYNNGYIKGEDDDGTVFDILNADERIGNVYYQYKIKDVSLRLGDKTEALLEKYPMAKATEHMSYGAMPKTGENEIALSPSLAKKFENDISNMLGKELTLNYGDKEYTLTISGIYNAGYDDFFVSSDIEQAFYENVEGEKRYSINYDVKDFEDIVSVSQMLADKKIDSKNSAKEVETLQSTFNNLSRLFSIVSILILAIGLFISTVLLIKLQNSRYREIGLLSALGYNKATVRKIIVSENVLLAVMSVIFQAALIGCTHLVGMVFNLAIIITPVQILLSILSTGVVVIVISIIASYNLIRTEPAVALRK encoded by the coding sequence GTGATCGAAATAAAAAAACTTACAAAAAAATATGATGATTCACTTATTCTGGATGATACAAGTTTGAACTTTCCGAGCGAAGGACTTGTTTGCCTCTTAGGTCCATCGGGTTCCGGTAAAAGCACTTTACTTAACATGGTAGCAGGCTTCGATAGCGATTACAGCGGTGATATTACGGTTTGTGGTACTTCGATCAGCAATATGAACGCAGATGAATTGTGTAACTATCGCAGAGATAATATCGGGTTTATCTTTCAAAACTATCATCTTTTAAGCGGATATACTGTATTTGAAAACATTTTGCTTTCTTGTGCACTAAATACTTCAAGTGAAGCGGAAAATAGAGAAAATGCTAAAGAACTTCTAGATAAACTAGGATTATCACAAAAGATAGATGAAAAAATCGAAAATCTTTCGGGCGGTCAAAAGCAAAGGGTTGCTATTGCAAGAGCGATCATTAGTAATCCTCATATTATATTGGCAGATGAACCGACAGGAGCATTAGATCGTAATAACTCCAATGAAATTATGGCACTTTTAAAAGAGATTTCAAAAGATCGTTTAGTTATTGTTATTACGCATGATCAAAAGATTTGTAGCCTTGCGGATGAAGTTGTTCATATCGAAAATGGAAAACTGATTACTAGTAATATCGATACTCGAACTGATATTACTAGTAATCATACACTTAGTTTAAAAAAGGCCGTCAAAGTATCGGCGTTCAAGCGAGGACTTAAGAACTTTAAAGTGCATATCACACGCTATATTGCTATCAGTTTGGCAATCTCCATCGGTATCCTTGCATTTATGTTGTCATTATCCTCGGGGAATAGTATAGACAAGGCTATTTCGGATTTTCAGGATAATAACACCGCCTATAACAATGGGTATATTAAAGGGGAGGATGATGATGGAACAGTTTTTGACATATTGAATGCTGATGAACGGATAGGAAATGTTTATTATCAATACAAAATCAAGGATGTTTCTTTAAGGTTAGGCGATAAAACGGAAGCTTTGTTAGAAAAATATCCTATGGCAAAGGCTACTGAACATATGTCATACGGTGCTATGCCAAAAACAGGTGAAAATGAAATAGCACTTAGTCCGAGCCTAGCTAAAAAGTTTGAAAATGATATTAGTAATATGCTTGGGAAAGAACTCACTCTAAATTATGGTGACAAAGAATATACGCTTACTATCAGCGGTATTTATAACGCAGGTTATGATGATTTCTTTGTAAGCTCCGATATTGAACAAGCGTTTTATGAAAATGTAGAAGGTGAAAAACGCTACTCCATTAATTATGATGTAAAAGACTTTGAAGATATTGTATCCGTAAGTCAAATGCTTGCTGACAAAAAAATTGACAGTAAAAATTCAGCAAAAGAAGTAGAAACTTTGCAAAGTACATTTAACAATCTTAGCCGTTTGTTCTCAATTGTTTCCATTTTAATTTTAGCAATTGGTTTGTTTATCAGTACTGTACTACTTATCAAACTACAAAATTCAAGATACAGGGAAATCGGGCTGCTGTCTGCTTTAGGATATAATAAAGCAACAGTACGGAAAATAATTGTCAGTGAAAACGTACTTTTAGCAGTAATGTCCGTTATTTTTCAAGCTGCCCTCATTGGCTGTACTCATTTAGTAGGCATGGTATTCAATTTAGCGATTATCATTACTCCAGTACAAATCTTATTATCAATACTTTCCACAGGTGTTGTCGTTATTGTAATTAGCATAATAGCCAGCTACAATTTAATTCGTACAGAGCCTGCTGTAGCGTTGAGAAAATAA
- a CDS encoding ABC transporter ATP-binding protein/permease, which translates to MFEIKNVSKQYNGEFALNNISFTMGKGLNFIVGASGSGKTTLLKIISGMEQDFGGEVYYCGKNMKALTSNEKSYFYNNIFGFVWQDFNLLEDLSVLDNVLLPQYLKDKQNHKNAEKILKDLGIFNFAHLKVKNLSGGQKQRVAIARELMKNPRVIIADEPTSALDEKNAKTTMDILKAISKDRTVIVVTHDTNLIDHKSNVIDLDEEETTAFPQKNVTKTEKITYGESHRLSINNAFAMTKSTVKSKFGRFLVSALSLMIAGILLLTTLSGTIKGSSQGDFDKLIDTYGERLTDISIIDSFTSGAGTGDNQEEKPNADVSQDIGGLYDQYVSDERVDFTVFLQAFDNIKVTVSGKEYQIQGTGNVPTINKLVAGNMPTGKENEVVVPESFVKTLGISNDQAIGKEIDFSSAIYNWDTSAPVLKDASITAKIVGVADNTAYYEIEGEMMEFNVDDSFFFSKAALDHLRRQAGIENEAMDFLIRAKTPTDMIAIKDELNEKGIVPLGQFELVEDIVRLNEQTTEQSGSASIFIGILAVVMVIAISLITGFMRKREYAIYKVSGFKNAHLSLLNLIEKLTEVFTAILIMLVTSPLINMATESLFNASILNSKMLLSGALLIALVGVFAYFTTAVAILKTNITTALKTGDK; encoded by the coding sequence ATGTTTGAAATTAAAAATGTATCCAAACAATATAACGGCGAATTCGCTTTGAATAATATTTCCTTTACAATGGGAAAAGGATTGAATTTTATAGTTGGTGCTTCGGGTAGTGGTAAAACAACTCTATTGAAAATCATCAGTGGTATGGAACAAGATTTCGGTGGCGAAGTTTACTATTGTGGAAAGAATATGAAAGCATTAACCTCTAATGAAAAAAGCTATTTTTACAACAACATTTTCGGATTTGTTTGGCAGGATTTTAATTTGCTCGAAGACTTATCCGTTTTAGACAATGTGTTGTTACCACAGTATCTAAAGGATAAACAAAATCATAAGAACGCTGAAAAGATTTTAAAAGACCTTGGAATTTTTAACTTTGCACATCTAAAAGTGAAAAATCTTTCCGGTGGACAAAAACAGCGTGTTGCCATCGCTAGAGAACTAATGAAAAATCCGCGGGTTATTATTGCGGACGAGCCAACAAGTGCCTTGGACGAAAAAAACGCAAAAACAACAATGGATATTCTGAAAGCTATTTCTAAAGACAGGACTGTTATAGTTGTAACCCACGATACCAATTTAATTGATCATAAATCAAACGTTATAGACTTAGATGAGGAAGAAACGACTGCATTCCCACAAAAAAATGTAACGAAAACAGAAAAAATCACATACGGTGAAAGTCATCGCTTATCGATTAATAACGCTTTTGCAATGACTAAATCGACTGTTAAAAGTAAATTTGGTCGATTCCTAGTATCAGCCCTTTCTCTAATGATTGCAGGTATTCTTTTGCTTACAACTTTAAGCGGGACAATCAAGGGCAGCAGTCAAGGTGATTTTGACAAACTGATTGATACTTATGGTGAACGACTTACAGATATTAGTATAATTGACAGTTTTACCAGTGGAGCAGGAACCGGCGATAATCAAGAAGAAAAGCCGAACGCAGATGTATCACAGGATATTGGTGGTTTATATGATCAATATGTAAGCGATGAGCGCGTTGATTTTACTGTTTTTTTACAAGCGTTTGATAATATAAAAGTAACTGTTAGTGGAAAAGAATATCAAATACAAGGAACAGGTAATGTACCTACAATAAATAAGTTGGTAGCAGGAAATATGCCGACAGGTAAAGAAAATGAGGTTGTTGTTCCAGAAAGTTTTGTTAAAACTTTGGGCATATCAAACGATCAAGCAATCGGCAAAGAAATTGATTTTAGCAGCGCTATTTACAATTGGGACACAAGTGCTCCTGTTTTAAAAGACGCATCCATTACCGCAAAAATAGTAGGTGTTGCTGATAATACTGCCTACTATGAAATTGAAGGGGAAATGATGGAGTTTAACGTTGATGACTCTTTCTTCTTCAGCAAAGCTGCACTTGATCATTTGAGAAGACAAGCAGGAATTGAAAATGAAGCAATGGATTTTCTTATTCGAGCAAAGACGCCAACTGATATGATTGCCATTAAAGACGAGCTTAACGAAAAAGGCATTGTACCTCTTGGACAATTTGAACTTGTTGAGGATATTGTTAGATTAAATGAGCAAACAACCGAACAGTCAGGATCAGCAAGTATATTCATAGGGATTTTGGCTGTCGTTATGGTTATTGCTATTTCCCTGATCACAGGTTTTATGAGAAAAAGAGAATATGCAATTTATAAAGTTAGCGGCTTTAAAAATGCCCATCTGAGTTTACTCAACTTGATTGAAAAGTTAACAGAAGTCTTTACAGCAATTCTAATCATGCTTGTTACATCACCTCTTATCAATATGGCGACCGAGTCCTTGTTTAACGCAAGTATTCTAAATTCAAAAATGTTGCTGTCTGGCGCGCTATTGATTGCTTTAGTGGGAGTATTTGCTTACTTTACAACTGCTGTTGCCATTCTAAAGACGAATATAACTACAGCTTTAAAGACAGGTGACAAATAG
- the glmS gene encoding glutamine--fructose-6-phosphate transaminase (isomerizing) — MCGIVGYIGETDAKEILLKGLEKLEYRGYDSAGIAVINEDGVMVFKEKGRIADLRDVVDTEVGATVGIGHTRWATHGVPNHENAHPHQSTTRRFTLVHNGVIENYHLMKKAYLSDVEMASETDTEVIVQLIERFSKDGLSTIDALRKTLHLIHGSYALALLDNEDEDTIYVAKNKSPLLVGVGEGFNVVASDAMAMLQVTEQYVELHDQEIVIVRKDSVEIQTLEGTKVERAPYKAELDMSDIEKGTYPHYMLKEIDEQPAVIRKIIQSYQNEQGDLTIDPAILKALQDADRLYIIAAGTSYHGGLIGKEYFEKIAGIPVEVHISSEFGYNMPLLSEKPIFMFLTQSGETADSRQVLVKIKQLGYPTITMTNVPGSTLSREADHTLLLHAGPEIAVASTKAYVAQVAVLMVTASVYAQSQGKTLDFDVVKELGIVANAVQAIVDSKEEMEEIAKEFLATTRNAFFIGRNVDFYVSQEGALKLKEISYIQAEGFAGGELKHGTIALIEEGTPIIALATQQAVSLNIRGNVKEVVARGANPCIIAMEGHEEEGDRYVLPKVNELFAPLVAVIPLQLISYFAALHRDCDVDKPRNLAKSVTVE, encoded by the coding sequence ATGTGTGGAATTGTGGGATATATTGGAGAAACTGATGCAAAAGAAATTTTATTAAAAGGGTTAGAGAAATTAGAATACCGAGGCTATGATTCAGCGGGTATTGCTGTCATAAACGAAGATGGAGTTATGGTGTTCAAAGAAAAAGGTCGCATTGCAGATTTACGCGATGTAGTAGATACAGAAGTTGGGGCTACTGTTGGAATTGGTCATACTCGTTGGGCAACGCATGGTGTTCCAAACCATGAAAATGCACATCCTCATCAAAGTACTACAAGACGTTTCACATTAGTGCATAATGGAGTAATTGAAAACTACCATTTGATGAAAAAAGCATATTTATCAGACGTAGAAATGGCTTCTGAAACAGATACGGAAGTAATTGTACAACTTATAGAGCGTTTTTCTAAAGATGGACTATCTACAATTGATGCACTTCGCAAAACATTGCATTTAATACATGGTTCGTATGCACTTGCTTTACTGGATAATGAAGACGAAGATACTATTTATGTGGCGAAAAACAAATCACCATTACTAGTAGGTGTTGGAGAAGGATTCAATGTTGTAGCTTCGGATGCAATGGCGATGCTTCAAGTAACAGAGCAGTATGTTGAGCTTCATGACCAAGAAATAGTGATCGTTCGCAAAGATTCTGTAGAAATTCAAACATTGGAAGGCACAAAAGTTGAACGTGCTCCATACAAAGCAGAGCTAGATATGAGCGATATTGAAAAAGGAACATATCCTCACTATATGTTAAAAGAAATCGATGAGCAGCCAGCTGTTATTCGTAAAATTATACAATCTTACCAAAATGAGCAAGGAGACCTTACAATAGATCCTGCCATTTTAAAAGCACTGCAAGATGCTGACCGCCTGTACATCATTGCAGCTGGAACAAGCTACCATGGTGGACTAATAGGGAAAGAATACTTTGAAAAAATTGCTGGTATCCCTGTAGAAGTGCATATTTCTAGTGAATTTGGCTACAATATGCCACTACTATCAGAAAAGCCAATCTTCATGTTCCTAACACAATCAGGAGAAACTGCAGATAGCAGACAAGTTCTTGTGAAGATAAAACAATTAGGGTACCCAACCATCACGATGACAAACGTACCGGGTTCTACTCTTTCCCGTGAAGCAGATCACACACTTTTACTTCATGCAGGTCCAGAGATTGCTGTTGCTTCTACTAAAGCATATGTAGCACAGGTTGCAGTATTAATGGTAACTGCTTCTGTATACGCACAATCTCAAGGGAAAACATTAGACTTTGATGTTGTGAAAGAATTAGGAATTGTAGCAAATGCTGTTCAAGCAATTGTAGATTCTAAAGAAGAGATGGAAGAAATCGCAAAAGAGTTTTTAGCAACTACTAGAAATGCGTTTTTCATTGGACGTAACGTAGACTTCTACGTCAGCCAAGAAGGTGCATTAAAGCTAAAAGAGATTTCGTATATCCAAGCAGAAGGTTTTGCTGGTGGAGAGCTAAAACACGGTACTATCGCTCTTATCGAAGAAGGTACACCAATCATTGCTTTAGCTACTCAACAAGCAGTAAGCCTAAATATTCGTGGTAACGTGAAAGAAGTAGTTGCTCGTGGCGCTAACCCATGTATCATAGCAATGGAAGGTCATGAGGAAGAAGGAGATCGCTACGTACTTCCAAAAGTAAACGAGCTCTTCGCTCCACTAGTAGCGGTAATTCCATTACAACTAATCAGCTATTTCGCAGCATTACACAGAGACTGTGACGTAGATAAGCCTAGAAATCTCGCGAAATCAGTGACTGTAGAATAA
- a CDS encoding response regulator transcription factor: MKRILLIEDELPIAQLLKVYLERNDFSVLYDLGDGDVIQNFLNYNPSLVLLDLMLPQNDGLEILKQIRQYGSCPVIILTARGSVPERLAGLGQGADDYITKPFDPEEVVARVQAVLRRSSHLEDNEIIRLGHLVINFTTRTASFFDELIPLSPRDWGLLAFLGQHPNQCFTREQLLDSVWGMNYDGADRAVDASIKRIRQHLRDWSTNEGEIKTVRGMGYMLYVN; this comes from the coding sequence GTGAAGCGCATCTTACTTATTGAGGATGAATTGCCAATTGCGCAGTTATTAAAAGTATATTTGGAGAGAAATGATTTTTCGGTTTTGTACGACCTAGGTGATGGTGATGTAATTCAAAATTTTTTAAATTATAACCCTTCATTGGTACTTTTGGATTTGATGTTGCCTCAAAATGATGGGCTAGAAATTTTAAAGCAAATCCGTCAATATGGTAGTTGTCCAGTTATTATCCTAACGGCTAGAGGAAGTGTCCCCGAACGATTAGCAGGGCTTGGACAAGGGGCTGATGATTATATCACAAAGCCATTTGATCCTGAGGAAGTTGTTGCTCGAGTACAAGCCGTATTACGCCGCTCCTCGCATTTAGAAGATAATGAAATTATCAGATTAGGGCATCTTGTCATAAATTTTACTACTCGTACAGCTTCTTTTTTTGATGAGTTAATTCCTTTGTCACCACGTGATTGGGGACTGCTTGCCTTTCTAGGACAACATCCTAATCAGTGCTTTACTCGCGAACAACTATTGGATTCAGTATGGGGTATGAATTATGATGGTGCAGATAGAGCAGTAGATGCTTCCATTAAAAGAATCCGTCAACACTTACGTGATTGGTCAACTAATGAAGGAGAAATTAAGACAGTACGCGGAATGGGGTATATGCTATATGTCAACTAA